AGGCCTTACTCAATTGGAAGAAGTAGCCGGTAGAATCTGCGAGTGGCTTGATCGACAGTGACTTCCTGACTTGACCAGCATTACTGAGAGGAAACAAAGATCATcagaagatgatttttttttctgaattaaGCACACATATGCAACAAGTAAGCAAATAACAAAACCTTGATTTCATGGAAGGGTCATGGAAAAACTCAGAGCTGTCCTGGGGACCCATGCTGATCACAGATCCAACTTCAGTAGGTGACAAAGCAAACAACTACATCAACAAACAAGGAAGCAAACAGAATCACATATATAAGACAAAAAGGATATGAGTGAAGGTATATAAGTATTAGACAAAGACCTGTTTCTTCTCCCAGTCGTACTTGCGCTCACTAACAGCAGGCATAAAAGTCATCATCACAGATCCACGACGATCTATCCTCAGATTCCCAGGCTAAAACATCATTGTACACAGTAAGTGACGAGAATCTCCAAAGCCTTAAAAGAAAATCACACAAAAGGGGTTTTCGAAACCTCGATTTTGGTGAAAGTGGGGAGGACAGGTTCAACAGAGAGTGCAGCTCTTCCTTTGAAGATAGCGTACGGTGCGAACACACGACCACTAGGCTTAGCATCAGCTTTGAAACAAAAGGGAAACAAATTAGGGCAAAAAACTCAAAACAGAGACGAAAAGGAGAGCAAAGGAAGTAACTTTACCACGTTTGGTGGTAGAGGAATCAACCCAGGTTGCGAAACCACGAAACGCCAAAGACCTAGAGCTTCCTTCGAAAAGTGAGTTGCTTTGGTTGCAAAGGCTCCTGCTTTTAGcaaagaaaacaacaacaaagaggTCATTTGAGAGAAATGGGTTCGAAAAAGTTTGCATTTTTCTCGAAAGGAACGAGGAATTAGGGTTTACCTGGAGAGCAAAGTGCGAGCTTGCTTCATCATCTTTCTCCCGAGTGAGACGAGTACTCTGAGGTTTTCTTTTGAGGTTTTATTATTGAAATTAAACGGGTTGTACCCGACCCATACAAAATAACCCGCGTCTCATATTATTTTACACGTACAGTGGGCCTTTTAGTTGTGTCTTGATAGAGGCCCATCTCGTTGAAATGAGATTAATGGGGGCCCATTGCAATCAAATATCAGATTAGAGTAAGAGAAGAcgaatctgaaaaaaaaagcaaacgcTGGTGAAAACTCTCGGATTTGTATGACGAACTGAGACTCAGAAAAAGGTAGATCGGAGCATCAAAAACGATCTTTCGACGGAGATCGAGGCATTCTTAATTTCACCAGCAACGATGTCCGACGGCATCTCCATTGACGCATTGGTTCGTTTTCGGTTTTTCGCTTTTGAGTTCTGAGTAATCCTGGATCTCTGAGCCTTGTTTATCATCATCAATGGATCTCTTAGTTGAAGTTTGTGTCTATTCTCTCATAGGGTCAAGCCGTGGGGGACTTCAGTAATCATGAGAAACTCGGATTTGATTTGGGAGCTTATGTTGGAGATTTGGCTTTTGAAGAGGATTCAGGCAGGTAACATTGTCTCAAACCTTTTATCTGTTCCAATTTTTGGAATCAAGGAACGAATTGGTTGTGTGAGATTTTTTCTCTCTGTTATTATGACAGTGAGGATATATCGTTGGAGGGACTTCAGCAGGAACTAGAAGAATGTGAGAGTGATGAGGTTAAACTTTTCCACACATCTGTGATCAAATCGTTTTTAAGAGTCTTTCCGCCTCTTTGTAGCTGAAATTGATGTGCTTCAGTTGTCATTTTTTGAGTTACTCTGTACATGGATTAGTCATTGACTTTTGGTTCCAAGGATATAATCGTTTGTGTGTCTGCTCAGGTTGTTGCCAATATACTATCCAGTGGTGCCAAACTTAGAGAATATGCTAAAGGTGTAGAAAACAACCTGCGGAAAGTCGAATTGGATTCCATTGAGGTTGCTTTTCTTATCTGTGATACATTGTGGCACTTTTTGTAATCTATTTATCCTGTACCTGGTTTTAATTTATTGCTTTACCGTCCATGGATACACAGGATTACATAAAAGAAAGTGATAACCTTGTCTCACTTCACGATCAGATTCATGACTGTGACAGCATCTTGTCGCAAATGGAAACTCTCCTCAGTGGATTTCAGGTGTTTGACCATTAGCCATTTATACAGTTTGTTGTGTATAGTTTCCTTGTAATCTAAgtgcgttcttttctttttatattctttCAGGAAGAGATTGGTTCCATAAGTTCCGACATAAAGATTCTTCAAGAAAAATCGATGGACATGGGTTTGAGATTGAAAAACCGCAGGGTATTTTAGCCAATCAGAAACCACTGTTAGTATTTATCTCTCGCTGTTTCCACCCGTGACTCATCCAAATGAGCTCTTCTATTTGAACAGGTGGCTGAATCAAAGCTAGCAAAATTTGTCGAAGACATTATAGTGCCACCaaagatgatagatgttattgTGGATGGAGAGGTATTTTGCTAATCCCCTTTATCTATTTGTTTCTAGTGTTGTAAAAGAGTTACTAGTTTGGTTCATATGCTTTACTCCAACAAAAATTGGGGGTGGGGGGATTAAAATAATTGCTGGTTAAGCTGGGGGTAGATGCTGCCACTATGTGCAATAGCAGAACATGGTATCTTAACTTTCATTTGGTTCTTCACCACGTATTCCGAGTACGTGTTTTGTGTTATAGGAGTGCCTTTAGGCTTAGGATGAACTGCCGACGAATAGATTTACTTTTAATCTGATAGTCGTGCTATTTTCCTTATTCAGGTGAATGAAGAGTATATTAGAACGCTTGAAATTCTGAGTAAGAAACTTAAATTTGTAGCAGCAGATCCTGCGGTTAAAAGTTCCAAAGCATTAAAAGATGTGGAACCTGAGCTAGAAAAGCTCCGGCAAAAAGCTATTTCCAAGGTAATTGATCTACTTTCTGTGTGACATGAATCCTGCAGTTATACATTTTTGTGTTGTACTTCTTCTACGATGTCGCTGAAGGAAGTGTGATAGGTCCTAGCAATTATGTATGTTTTGACTCAAATCAGACTACATGCATGTTTCTTTAAGCTGTTAATTGTTCGATAAATAAGTACAGAAAGAGTTATGTTACTTGCATAATCTAATTCATTCTAACTCATTGAGATGAGATTGGGTATCTAAATCATTGTTCCTTCCCTCTAAGAGAGTTCATGCCCAGGAAAAAGTTGCTATCTGGCATAAGTTCAATACATGTTTGTGCTGTATTAAGTCCAAATTGTTTGTGCCTGTCTTCTCCAAGGGCATGGACGTGGAGAGAATTCTAAACCCGTTCTTATGCTATAGGTTTATTTCTGTTTTGCAGGTGTATGATTTTATTGTCCAGAAGCTTATAGCCCTAAggaaacccaaaacaaacatcCAGATTCTTCAACAGAGTGTGTTATTAAAGTACAAGTAAGTAATATTTCAAGCGCCTTTCCTTGGTTGTACGTATTAGAACTAGTTTTGGAAAACATTTCCTGCTTAGTTTTTTGAATGCGAGTGATGTTGGTTGTCTCCTTACAAACGATTTGGTTCGTTGTTTTGCCTGCATGACATTGGCGAAGTTGTTTTACGCACATGTTACTGATATCGAACATTGTTATATGTTTGCTTCTACATTTGGATCTATACTTCACTCACCAATTACAATTTAATGATAGGTATATTATCTCCTTCCTCAAAGAACATGGAAAAGAAGTGTTTATGGATGTTCGTGCTGCATACATTGATACCATGAACAAGGTAATATTCTTTATCTTGTTTGATTAGCGTCACTGTGCTGCAACTCCTTTGTATAGTCTGAGGTACATATGTCTTAGGGTAATGTGTGCGTATGTAAGGTAGTGAATAGTACATCCAATTGCACGATGCACGTTACATGCAAGTAGCTGTTCTGTTCTTGTTTTCATCTTCATTCAAGCTTGTTGTCTCGCTAGATCTGGgcaaagttattttttttgttgattggGGTATGTTGTTTATAGATGTATGTATGTTAGTTTCGGCTTTCAATCCTTGTTACACCTAATGAATTGTGAGATCTGGTTTCAGGTGTTAAGTGCACATTTTCGTGCTTATATTCAAGCTCTTGAGAAACTACAATTGGATATAGCGACAGCATATGACTTAATTGGGGTGGAGACTAGAAGCGCCGGTCTCTTCTCAAGAGCCAGGGAGCCACTAAAGAACCGTTCTGCCGTCTTTGCTCTGGGTGAGaggataaaaattataaaggtATTCATCATTAGGTGATTAGCATTGCTGACTGATTTTTGTCAACCATTGTACATGCTCTGGCGAATTCGTTATAGAGAATGAGTTGCCTTTCTGATCTTCTATTCAAAAGTTGGTAATAGGTGTGTTTTTTTATGGAAAATTGGATGTTGCGTTAACTTAATGTAGCCCATTGGTCTCATTTAGGTGTGCTCACATTTTTTCTTGGGTTCAGATATCTTGGTTTTAGGTTCTTGTGTAGTAATAATAGGAACCTCATTtagttttgggttttgggtatAAACACTatgtatgtttattttaaagGCTCCTTAAGTAGATGtaggttttggtttggtttttctGGTATAAAAGAAGCCAGATTAAATTTATGTCTGGTTTAACCGTGTTAATTACCCTTATTTTCACATGACCATTCTCTGTTTTTCTTATAGTTGGAGTGATGGTATTAAGTTATAAATGTTTGTTAAAAAAGACTTAAGTTTCAGAATGTCCCCTGTAGGAAATCGATCAACCTGCATTGATCCCGCACATAGCTGAAGCCAGCGCTCTCAAATATCCTTATGAAGTGCTCTTCAGGAGTTTGCACAAGCTACTTATGGATACAGCCACTTCTGAGTTCTGTTTATTTACCCTTTTTCATTTCCTCTTTCTGTTGATCATCGTTCAACTCCGTGGTTAatgtcatatatttttattttaaacaggTATATATTTTGCGATGATTTCTTTGGTGAAGAGTCTATATTCTATGAAATTTTCGCGGGTAATTTCTTATCTCTCTCCCTTTTCTTTTGCGATGATTCCAACATAGTTAGCATAGCTGTTACAGATTTACTATGGTGTCGATAAGATATAAGAAATATATTGTCTACTTCTGTACAGATAGTCGAACCCTTTCTTGCCAGATGATATGATAGTAGCACTTTTTCTGGTAAAATCTGAACTCTCTATTATACAGGTCCATTTTCCGTCATTGATGAGCACTTCAATCCCGTTCTTACAAACTGTTTTGACGCTATCGGTCTGATGCTTATGATTCGCATTATACACCACCACCAGGTACAAACT
This Brassica napus cultivar Da-Ae chromosome C6, Da-Ae, whole genome shotgun sequence DNA region includes the following protein-coding sequences:
- the LOC106402754 gene encoding single-stranded DNA-binding protein WHY2, mitochondrial isoform X1 → MMKQARTLLSSRSLCNQSNSLFEGSSRSLAFRGFATWVDSSTTKRADAKPSGRVFAPYAIFKGRAALSVEPVLPTFTKIEPGNLRIDRRGSVMMTFMPAVSERKYDWEKKQLFALSPTEVGSVISMGPQDSSEFFHDPSMKSSNAGQVRKSLSIKPLADSTGYFFQLSVTDNIQNSNDRIVVPVSKAEFAVLKSAFSFALPHILGWDRITGGDVGIAAQGIASLPKADPMQLELEWGKE
- the LOC106402754 gene encoding single-stranded DNA-binding protein WHY2, mitochondrial isoform X2; the encoded protein is MMKQARTLLSRSLCNQSNSLFEGSSRSLAFRGFATWVDSSTTKRADAKPSGRVFAPYAIFKGRAALSVEPVLPTFTKIEPGNLRIDRRGSVMMTFMPAVSERKYDWEKKQLFALSPTEVGSVISMGPQDSSEFFHDPSMKSSNAGQVRKSLSIKPLADSTGYFFQLSVTDNIQNSNDRIVVPVSKAEFAVLKSAFSFALPHILGWDRITGGDVGIAAQGIASLPKADPMQLELEWGKE
- the LOC106406342 gene encoding vacuolar protein sorting-associated protein 52 A — protein: MSDGISIDALGQAVGDFSNHEKLGFDLGAYVGDLAFEEDSGSEDISLEGLQQELEECESDEVVANILSSGAKLREYAKGVENNLRKVELDSIEDYIKESDNLVSLHDQIHDCDSILSQMETLLSGFQEEIGSISSDIKILQEKSMDMGLRLKNRRVAESKLAKFVEDIIVPPKMIDVIVDGEVNEEYIRTLEILSKKLKFVAADPAVKSSKALKDVEPELEKLRQKAISKVYDFIVQKLIALRKPKTNIQILQQSVLLKYKYIISFLKEHGKEVFMDVRAAYIDTMNKVLSAHFRAYIQALEKLQLDIATAYDLIGVETRSAGLFSRAREPLKNRSAVFALGERIKIIKEIDQPALIPHIAEASALKYPYEVLFRSLHKLLMDTATSEYIFCDDFFGEESIFYEIFAGPFSVIDEHFNPVLTNCFDAIGLMLMIRIIHHHQLIMSRRRIPCLDSYLDKVNISLWPRFKMVFDSHISSLRDANIKTLWEDDVHPHYVMRRYAEFTASFIHLNVEYGDGQLDINLERLRMAVDVLILKLAKLFPRPKQQIVFLINNYDMTIAVLKEAGPEGGKIQMHFEELLKSNTSLFVEELLVEHFSDLIKFVKSRASEDPSSNPERSITVAEVDPLVKDFGSRWKTAIELMHKDIITSFSNFLCGMEILRAALTQLLLYYTRLTDCIKKIPGGSGLNKDLVSIQSIMFEIRKYSKTF